From the Prochlorococcus sp. MIT 1223 genome, the window TCAAAGCTTTTGCTTGATTTAATTGGCTACCAAGATTGTATTGATACCAAGAACTGGCCCAATAGTTTAGAGATATGGGAGTCGCTACCAGGTATTGGTAGAAGTACTGCTGGAAGTATTATTTCCTCTGCATTTGATTTGCCTATTCCAATCTTGGATGGCAATCTAAAACGAGTTTTTTTACGATTAATTGCTAGTACTAATACCCCTCATCAGGAAAGCTACAGATTATGGAACTTAAGTTTCTATTTATTAGATAAAAAATTTCCAAGAAAGTTTAATCAGGCCTTGATGGATTTAGGTGCATTAATATGTACACCATCTAATCCTAATTGTTGTGAATGCCCTATTAATAATTATTGCCTTGCATACTCAAAGTACAATCCAAAAGATTTTCCTGTTAGACAAATGAAAAAGTCATTACCTTCTTATATTATTGGAATTGGTATAGTTATGAATTCTAGTGGAAAAATATTAATTGCTCAAAGAAAAGCTGATAATTCAATGGGAGGTATGTGGGAATTTCCAGGTGGAAAAAAAGAAGAAAATGAATTAATCGAGGAGACAATCGTAAGAGAAATTAAAGAAGAAGTTGATCTGGATGTTGAGATTGTAAAAAAATTAATAACTTTCAATCATTCATATAGCCATAAGAAGTTCCAGTTTATTGTTTGTCTTTGTGATTTAGTTGCTGGGACGCCTAAACCTTTAGAGAGTAATCAAGTGATATGGGTTGATCCTAATCACTTGAAGGATTACCCTTTTCCTTCTGCTAATACTCGTATAATCAATGAAATATTTAAATATTTAGAAATAAGAAGCAAAGCAATTCATAATTGACTTTAAATTAATTTGTAAGATATAAATAAAGTTTTATTATGGATAAACAATCTCCAAAAGTTATTTGTTTTGGAGAAGCATTAATAGACCGTTTAGGGCCTTTAGGTGGAGATCCATCTGTTGATCATCCTGTAAAGGATTACTTTGGTGGAGCTCCTGCAAATGTTGCCTGTGCATTGGCAAAACTTGGTGCAGACGTAGGTTTTATTGGAAGACTCGGAGATGATCAAATTGGGAATGATTTTCGAAAGTTAATGCTCGAAAGAGGAATCAATATTTCTTGCTTACAAACTGATTTTGAAAAACCTAGCAGAATTGTCCTTGTCCGGCGAGATGTCAATGGAGAGCGTTCTTTTGGAGGATTCTCTGGAAAAAATTTCAATGGTTTTGCTGATGAAGAAATTAATTTAAATATTCTTTCTCAAAATTTGTCTAAAGTTGCTTCCTCTGCAGATTGGTTGTTATTGGGAACTATTCCACTTGCCTTTAGATCTTCTTCTAAA encodes:
- the mutT gene encoding 8-oxo-dGTP diphosphatase MutT, which codes for MSIRFSQLNNSLEINGFVHKVDNFRASLLNWFDENGRHWIPWKLTLDGRIPHRGEKLPVYGIWIAEVMLQQTQLKVVLPYWQEWMKTFPTLISLAHANENDVLLIWQGLGYYSRAKRIYQSSKLLLDLIGYQDCIDTKNWPNSLEIWESLPGIGRSTAGSIISSAFDLPIPILDGNLKRVFLRLIASTNTPHQESYRLWNLSFYLLDKKFPRKFNQALMDLGALICTPSNPNCCECPINNYCLAYSKYNPKDFPVRQMKKSLPSYIIGIGIVMNSSGKILIAQRKADNSMGGMWEFPGGKKEENELIEETIVREIKEEVDLDVEIVKKLITFNHSYSHKKFQFIVCLCDLVAGTPKPLESNQVIWVDPNHLKDYPFPSANTRIINEIFKYLEIRSKAIHN